DNA from Mucilaginibacter mallensis:
GCCGTAATGGCCATCAGCCAATGGCCGATGTACAGGAGCAAGCGTGGATAACATTCAATGGCGAGATATATAATTACAGGGAGCTAAAAAATGAACTTTTGCTTGTCGGGGCAAGTTTTCATTCGGGTACCGATACCGAGGTTATTATACAAGCGTACCTGTACTGGGGCGTTTCAGCATTCCAAAAGCTACGCGGAATGTTTGCTTTTGCACTTTATGATAAGGCAAAAGCATTAACCTATCTGGTACGTGACACAGCGGGCATAAAACCCCTATATTATCATATTGAAAACGGACAGCTAAGCTTTTCATCCGAAGTAAAAGCCTTAAAAACTGCCGGTATAGCTACCCAGACCGACAGCCAATGGCAGGTACGTTTTTTAGCATTTGGGCACATACCCGAGCCCTATACCACATTAAAAAACGTATTCAGCCTGCCTAAAGGTCACTTTTTATGCTGGGATAATAACAAAAGCACGTTTACAAGCGGTGAATATTATACACATGTAAAAGAATCATACATCACCAACGAAAATGAAGCTAAACAGCTCTTACATGATGCGCTAACATCTTCAATCGACCGCCAGTTGATAGCTGACGCGCAGGTTGGTGTTTTTTTAAGCGGGGGTATTGATTCGAGCCTTATTACTTTACTTGCAAACGCGCGAAAAACAACTCGGTTAAAAACTATATCCATATTTTTTAACGAAAAGGCTTATGATGAAAGCGCCTATCAAAATGTAGTATTTAATGAAATACAGGGCGAAAAGTTTACGCATTTGGTAAAACAGCACGATTTCGAAGAATCTTTTCCGCAAATACTGGCTGCTATGGATATGCCTACAACCGATGGCATTAATACCTGGTTCATCAGTAAATATGCCCAGCAGGATGGCTTAAAAGCCGTACTTTCAGGCCTTGGTGCCGACGAACTATTTGGTGGGTATCCATCTTTTAACAGGATACAATATTTAAGATCTTTAAGAAAGATACCTGCACAGCTGGTTTCACTTGCATTACCTTTTGCGCCTGATCAGTATAAAAAAATAGAATTTTTATCGCATAATCATCCCCTGGCCGATTATCTTTTATTGCGCGGGCTATTTACCCCTGCCGATATAGCCAAGATACTTAATACTGATGTTAAGCAGGTTACTGATATATTATTTAGCGATACTATTACATCAGGCTGCAAGCATTATGATGAGGAATATGCCGCCTGGATGGAAACAAACCTTTACATGCAGAATCAACTATTACGGGATACAGATATAATGAGCATGAGCCACGGCTTAGAAGTAAGAGTTCCTTTTCTTGATGAGGATTTCCACCGTTTAACCATGCGTATCTCACCTGATATTAGGTTCAGCAAAATACAGGGTAAAAAACTATTGATTGATAGCTTTAAAGATATACTGCCCGAAAAGATTTGGAACAGGCCAAAAATGGGTTTCTCATTCCCGCTGCAACAATGGATGCAACAACTCCCTGCAACTAGCAATTACAACCTGTACCAGGGAAAAACAGCACAAAACGTGATTAAAAAATTTAAAGAAAATAAGGTGCATTGGTCAAAAAGCTTTGCATTATACCAGCTAAAAACGCATGAGTAAAAAAGTAATGCTTTTTAGTTTACAAACGTTCAGCACAACGGGCGGCATTCAAAAAATGACCCGCACGCTTGCGCATTCTCTATACCATGTCGCCAAAGAAAATAACTGGGATTTTAAAATGCTTGCGGCCTATGATGCAGATCATGACCTGATGCCGCAATACCTGCCCTCAGAAAATTTCAGGGGCTTTAACTCAAACAGGATTAGCTTTGTGCTACAATCGCTAAAAGAAGCAGCAAAGGCTGATGTTATTATATTAAGCCATATTAACCTGGCATTTATTGGCGTAATTATAAAAACAATTAACCCAAAATGTAAGGTATGGCTCATAGCGCATGGTATTGAGGTTTGGCGGCCGTTATCAAAGTTAAAAAAAGTACTTTTATCAAAATGCGATAAGGTTATATCCGTGAGCAATTTCACACGGCAGCAGGTAATTACAATGCATAATGCTGATGCGGCCAAAAGCTTTGTTTTAAACAACGCGATAGATCCTTTCATGAAATTGCCGCATACATTTTCAAAACCGCAAAGCCTGCTTACCAAATATGGTTTAACCGGTAACGAACCTTTAATATTTACCCTAACAAGGCTGGCAGCCTCGGAGCAATACAAGGGTCATGAGCAGGTTATAAAAGCTATAGGCAAACTAAAAAACAAATTACCAGCTATTAAATATATGCTCTCCGGGCAATATGATACTGAAGAGGGCATACGCATAAAAGAACTTATAGCAGCAAATAACGTACAAGAGCAGGTAATATTAACGGGCTTTGTAGCCGAAAAAGATTTGTCTGATCATTTTTTGTTAGCCGATCTGTTTGTGCTGCCCAGTAAAAAGGAAGGTTTCGGAATTGTGTTTATTGAAGCGCTGGCATGTGGCCTACCCGTTATTTGCGGTAATGCCGATGGCAGTATTGATGCCATACGCAACGGCGAACTGGGCAAAGCAATTGATGTAAACAACATAACCGAACTGGAAGAGGCAATAACCGAAAGCCTAAAAGTGCCGCTAACATTACAACAACGCGAAAATCTGCAGCAACAATGTTTGCTTCATTTTAATGAACAGGATTATATGAATAAATTACAGCAATTATTAAATGACGGATCAATCAGCTAATAAAGAGCATTGGGATATTGAGATCAGCGCTAAAAGCAGTCTGCTTGACCTAAAGCTGAAGGATACCTGGCATTACCGCGACCTGCTTTTTCTGCTGGTACGCCGCGATTTTGTATCATTTTATAAGCAAACCATATTGGGCCCGCTTTGGTTTTTTATACAGCCCATAGTTACCATTTTAATTTATAACCTGGTATTCAGCAACCTGGCCGGTATAAAAACGCCGGGGGTACCAGCCCCGCTCTTCTATTTGGCAGGCACTATCCTCTGGAATTATTTTTCAGATTGTCTTACAAAAACATCCACCGTGTTTAAAGATAACGCGGCCATGTTGGGTAAGGTTTATTTCCCAAGGCTTATTATGCCCTTAAGTATTGTGCTATCAAATCTGGTAAGATTTGCTGTTCAGTTCATTTTATTTATAGTACTCATCGGCATTTATTATGCAAAAGGCATTGTTCTTATTCCAACCGGTATAATATTGCTATTTCCTTTGCTTATCATTCTTATTGCGGCTCTGGGTCTTGGTTTAGGCATGATCATATCAGCTGTTACCACAAAATACCGCGATCTGGCCTTTGTGGTGACATTCGCTGTGCCTTTGTTAATGTATACTACTACCGTTATTTATCCCTTATCAACCGCTATTACTAAATATCCCAAATACAGCTGGATAATAAAATATAACCCCGTAACCCCAGTGATCGAAACTTTCAGATATGGATTCTTCGGCACCGGTGATTTTACCTGGGGCCTGTTAGGATATAGCTGTGCAGTAACTGCTGTTATACTCTTTTTGGGTATAGTTATTTTTAATAAAGTAGAAAGAACCTTTGTTGATACCGTGTAATGACTAAAGTTATAAAAGCAGAAGGGCTGTCAAAAGCATACCAGTTAGGCGATTTTGGTACAGGCACCGTCTCGCGCGATCTGGAGCGCTTTTGGGCACGGATGCGTGGAAAAGAAGATCCCTTTCTTAAAATTGGCGAAACAAACGACCGTACAGTAAAAAGCGAAAGCGATATTGTATGGAGTATAAAAGACATGAACTTTGAGATTGAACAGGGTGATGCCGTGGGCATTATTGGCCGCAATGGCGCAGGCAAAAGCACACTGCTTAAAGTACTAAGCCGCGTTACCTCCCCTACAACAGGCTCCGTAAAAATAAAGGGCCGTATAGCAAGCTTGCTCGAAGTTGGTACAGGCTTTCACCCTGAATTAACCGGGCGTGAAAACATATTTTTAAATGGTGCCATACTTGGCATGCGCAAAACCGAGATCAAACGCAAGTTTGATGAGATAGTAGCATTTGCCGGGGTTGAACGTTATATTGATACTCCTGTAAAACGCTACTCATCGGGTATGTATGTGCGCCTGGCTTTTGCAGTTGCAGCGCATTTAGAATCAGAAATTCTTATAGTTGATGAAGTATTAGCCGTAGGCGATGCTGAATTTCAAAAGAAATGCCTGGGCAAAATGGGCGACATCAGCAAAGGCGAAGGCAGAACAGTATTGTTTGTGAGCCACAATATGGGTGCTGTAAATTCACTTTGCACCAGCGGTATCTATTTAAAAAATGGTATGATCGAAAAACGGGGCGATATCGTTTCTGTTATACAACACTATAATTCGGTTAACCAAACGCTGTCTGCCGCCAATAGCTCAACTTCTTCAAAACCTCAGATCACCCAGGTGGTAATTGATGCTGATGAGATCATAAATGGCAATTTAAAGTGCACTGTATTCTTTAATTCACCATTTGTAATCGACTCGCCGAATGTGGGTGTGGTAATTAAAACAGCATTTGGCAATCCTGTATTTGGCACAAATTTTAAGCTTCACGCACTTAACCATACTAATACACCTGTACAAAATGGCCAGGCTACACTGTTTGTTCCTGATTTGCCATTGCATTACGGAACTTACTTGTTAAGTGCCTTTTTAGGCGATGATCAAAC
Protein-coding regions in this window:
- a CDS encoding ABC transporter ATP-binding protein, translating into MTKVIKAEGLSKAYQLGDFGTGTVSRDLERFWARMRGKEDPFLKIGETNDRTVKSESDIVWSIKDMNFEIEQGDAVGIIGRNGAGKSTLLKVLSRVTSPTTGSVKIKGRIASLLEVGTGFHPELTGRENIFLNGAILGMRKTEIKRKFDEIVAFAGVERYIDTPVKRYSSGMYVRLAFAVAAHLESEILIVDEVLAVGDAEFQKKCLGKMGDISKGEGRTVLFVSHNMGAVNSLCTSGIYLKNGMIEKRGDIVSVIQHYNSVNQTLSAANSSTSSKPQITQVVIDADEIINGNLKCTVFFNSPFVIDSPNVGVVIKTAFGNPVFGTNFKLHALNHTNTPVQNGQATLFVPDLPLHYGTYLLSAFLGDDQTDFDLKIDYLTFDFFPKNKLLHQYNIEDIGAVQVNADWSLLADRT
- a CDS encoding ABC transporter permease; this translates as MTDQSANKEHWDIEISAKSSLLDLKLKDTWHYRDLLFLLVRRDFVSFYKQTILGPLWFFIQPIVTILIYNLVFSNLAGIKTPGVPAPLFYLAGTILWNYFSDCLTKTSTVFKDNAAMLGKVYFPRLIMPLSIVLSNLVRFAVQFILFIVLIGIYYAKGIVLIPTGIILLFPLLIILIAALGLGLGMIISAVTTKYRDLAFVVTFAVPLLMYTTTVIYPLSTAITKYPKYSWIIKYNPVTPVIETFRYGFFGTGDFTWGLLGYSCAVTAVILFLGIVIFNKVERTFVDTV
- the asnB gene encoding asparagine synthase (glutamine-hydrolyzing); the encoded protein is MCRIAGIISYRLQSEEIKTKVKTMCHALQHGGPDDEGIFSDNEKHLAFGHRRLSIIDLSRNGHQPMADVQEQAWITFNGEIYNYRELKNELLLVGASFHSGTDTEVIIQAYLYWGVSAFQKLRGMFAFALYDKAKALTYLVRDTAGIKPLYYHIENGQLSFSSEVKALKTAGIATQTDSQWQVRFLAFGHIPEPYTTLKNVFSLPKGHFLCWDNNKSTFTSGEYYTHVKESYITNENEAKQLLHDALTSSIDRQLIADAQVGVFLSGGIDSSLITLLANARKTTRLKTISIFFNEKAYDESAYQNVVFNEIQGEKFTHLVKQHDFEESFPQILAAMDMPTTDGINTWFISKYAQQDGLKAVLSGLGADELFGGYPSFNRIQYLRSLRKIPAQLVSLALPFAPDQYKKIEFLSHNHPLADYLLLRGLFTPADIAKILNTDVKQVTDILFSDTITSGCKHYDEEYAAWMETNLYMQNQLLRDTDIMSMSHGLEVRVPFLDEDFHRLTMRISPDIRFSKIQGKKLLIDSFKDILPEKIWNRPKMGFSFPLQQWMQQLPATSNYNLYQGKTAQNVIKKFKENKVHWSKSFALYQLKTHE
- a CDS encoding glycosyltransferase family 4 protein, with the protein product MSKKVMLFSLQTFSTTGGIQKMTRTLAHSLYHVAKENNWDFKMLAAYDADHDLMPQYLPSENFRGFNSNRISFVLQSLKEAAKADVIILSHINLAFIGVIIKTINPKCKVWLIAHGIEVWRPLSKLKKVLLSKCDKVISVSNFTRQQVITMHNADAAKSFVLNNAIDPFMKLPHTFSKPQSLLTKYGLTGNEPLIFTLTRLAASEQYKGHEQVIKAIGKLKNKLPAIKYMLSGQYDTEEGIRIKELIAANNVQEQVILTGFVAEKDLSDHFLLADLFVLPSKKEGFGIVFIEALACGLPVICGNADGSIDAIRNGELGKAIDVNNITELEEAITESLKVPLTLQQRENLQQQCLLHFNEQDYMNKLQQLLNDGSIS